One region of Gloeocapsa sp. DLM2.Bin57 genomic DNA includes:
- the acs gene encoding acetate--CoA ligase has protein sequence MSQPTIESILQEKRLFNPPAEFAARAQVKSFTDYQQLYEQAKADPVGFWEKLAKEELHWLQPWDTVLDWQPPEVKWFTGGKINIAYNCLDRHLDTWRRNKAAIIWEGEPGDSRTLTYAQLHREVCQFANVLKQLGVQKGDRVGIYLPMIPEAAIAMLACARIGAPHTVVFGGFSAEALKDRLVDAQAKLVVTADGGWRKDKMIPLKEQVDLALAHDGVPTVENVLVVERTKQKIHMEPGRDHWWHDLREGISADCPVEPCDSEDLLFILYTSGTTGKPKGVVHTTGGYNLYSHITTKWIFDLQDTDVYWCTADVGWITGHSYIVYGPLSNGATTVMYEGVPRPSNPGCFWDVIEKYGVNIFYTAPTAIRAFIKMGEHHPNARNLSSLRLLGTVGEPINPEAWIWYHRIIGGGRCPIVDTWWQTETGGVMITPLPGATPTKPGSATLPFPGIIADVVDLEGNPVADNEGGYLVIKHPWPGMMRTVYGDADRFRRTYWEHIPPKDGQYLYFAGDGARRDEQGYFWVMGRVDDVISVSGHRLGTMEIESALVSHPAVAEAAVVGCPDEVKGEDIVAFVTLENNYHPDESLAEELKHHVVQEIGAIARPGQIRFTEGMPKTRSGKIMRRLLRNLAAGQDALGDTSTLEDRSVLDKLREE, from the coding sequence ATGTCACAACCAACTATTGAATCAATACTGCAAGAAAAACGCTTATTTAACCCACCTGCTGAATTTGCAGCCCGGGCCCAAGTTAAAAGCTTTACTGACTATCAACAACTCTACGAACAAGCTAAAGCAGATCCTGTGGGTTTTTGGGAAAAACTTGCCAAAGAAGAATTGCACTGGTTACAACCTTGGGATACCGTCTTAGACTGGCAACCACCAGAAGTAAAATGGTTTACGGGGGGTAAGATTAATATTGCCTATAACTGTTTAGATCGCCATCTTGACACTTGGCGACGGAATAAAGCCGCGATTATCTGGGAAGGAGAACCGGGAGACTCTCGTACTCTTACTTATGCACAGTTACATAGAGAAGTTTGTCAATTTGCCAACGTTTTAAAACAACTAGGAGTACAAAAAGGCGATCGCGTCGGTATTTATTTACCCATGATTCCCGAAGCGGCGATCGCTATGTTAGCTTGTGCGCGCATTGGCGCACCCCATACCGTAGTTTTTGGCGGATTTAGCGCCGAAGCCCTCAAAGACAGACTAGTAGATGCCCAAGCCAAACTAGTAGTTACCGCTGATGGAGGGTGGCGCAAAGACAAAATGATTCCCCTCAAAGAACAAGTAGATTTAGCCTTAGCCCATGATGGTGTACCCACAGTAGAAAACGTCTTAGTAGTTGAGCGTACTAAACAAAAGATTCACATGGAACCCGGAAGGGATCACTGGTGGCACGATTTAAGAGAGGGAATCTCCGCAGATTGTCCCGTTGAACCCTGCGATAGTGAAGATTTGTTATTTATTCTCTACACCAGTGGAACTACAGGAAAACCTAAAGGAGTAGTACATACCACAGGAGGTTATAACCTCTATAGTCACATTACCACTAAATGGATCTTTGACTTGCAAGATACCGACGTCTATTGGTGTACCGCTGATGTGGGTTGGATAACAGGTCATAGTTATATCGTCTATGGACCACTATCTAACGGTGCAACTACAGTTATGTATGAAGGCGTACCCCGTCCGAGTAATCCTGGCTGTTTTTGGGATGTGATTGAAAAATACGGCGTCAATATCTTTTATACCGCACCTACAGCGATTCGGGCTTTTATTAAAATGGGTGAACACCACCCCAACGCGCGCAATCTCTCCTCTTTAAGACTTTTAGGTACAGTAGGAGAACCCATTAACCCCGAAGCCTGGATCTGGTATCATCGGATTATTGGGGGTGGGCGTTGTCCCATCGTCGATACCTGGTGGCAAACCGAAACAGGGGGAGTGATGATAACTCCCCTACCCGGGGCTACACCTACTAAACCAGGTTCAGCAACCCTACCCTTTCCCGGGATTATCGCTGATGTAGTTGACTTAGAAGGAAATCCCGTGGCTGATAATGAAGGAGGTTATCTCGTTATTAAACATCCTTGGCCCGGTATGATGCGTACAGTCTATGGTGACGCCGATCGCTTTCGACGCACTTATTGGGAACATATACCCCCCAAAGACGGACAATACCTTTATTTCGCAGGAGATGGGGCCCGTCGAGATGAACAAGGCTATTTCTGGGTTATGGGACGCGTTGACGACGTGATTAGCGTTTCAGGTCACCGTTTAGGTACAATGGAGATAGAATCTGCCTTAGTTTCTCATCCTGCTGTAGCTGAAGCCGCCGTAGTAGGTTGTCCCGACGAAGTTAAAGGAGAAGACATCGTCGCTTTTGTGACTTTGGAAAATAATTATCACCCTGATGAGTCTCTAGCGGAAGAATTAAAACACCACGTAGTCCAAGAAATTGGGGCGATCGCTCGTCCCGGTCAAATTCGCTTTACCGAGGGTATGCCCAAAACTCGCTCAGGTAAAATTATGCGGAGATTATTACGTAATCTAGCAGCTGGACAAGACGCCCTTGGGGACACTTCTACCCTAGAAGATCGTAGCGTTTTAGATAAACTGCGGGAAGAGTAG
- a CDS encoding pyridoxal phosphate-dependent aminotransferase — translation MKLTQRVSQVPASITLAITAKAKAMKAKGIDVCSFSAGEPDFDTPTHIKEAAKKALDEGKTKYGPAAGEPELRKAIAHKLSTENQLDYQAENVIVTNGGKYSLFNLMLALIEPGDEVIIPSPYWLSYPEMVKLAGGTPVLISTTQDSGYKITAEQLRQSITPATKLFILNSPSNPTGMVYTQAELAALAQVIVETDILVVSDEIYEKILYDGAKHVSIGSFNPEILQRTIVSSGFAKAYSMTGWRVGYAAGPLELIKAMSTIQGHSTSNVCTFAQYGAIAALTGPQDCLQVMLDAFTQRRSTMLAGIKAIPQLSCAQPDGAFYLFIDISKTGLTSLAFCDALLEQKQVAVIPGIAFGADQCIRLSYATDMSSIEKGMDRLAEFVKSL, via the coding sequence ATGAAACTGACACAGAGAGTCAGTCAAGTCCCCGCTTCGATTACTTTGGCGATTACCGCAAAAGCCAAAGCTATGAAAGCCAAAGGAATTGATGTGTGTAGTTTTAGCGCGGGAGAACCAGATTTTGATACCCCGACGCATATTAAAGAAGCAGCCAAAAAAGCTTTAGATGAGGGTAAAACTAAATATGGTCCAGCAGCGGGTGAACCAGAATTAAGAAAAGCGATCGCCCATAAATTAAGCACAGAAAACCAGCTTGATTACCAAGCAGAAAACGTAATTGTAACTAATGGGGGTAAATACTCTTTATTTAACCTGATGTTAGCCTTAATTGAGCCAGGAGATGAAGTAATTATCCCTTCTCCCTATTGGCTAAGTTATCCTGAGATGGTTAAATTGGCTGGAGGTACTCCCGTTTTAATCTCTACTACCCAAGACAGTGGTTATAAAATAACTGCTGAACAATTGCGTCAAAGTATTACTCCTGCTACTAAGTTATTTATCCTTAATTCCCCTTCTAACCCTACAGGGATGGTATATACTCAAGCAGAGTTAGCAGCCTTAGCTCAAGTAATCGTAGAAACAGATATTTTAGTAGTTTCTGACGAAATTTACGAAAAAATCCTCTATGACGGTGCTAAACACGTTAGTATAGGTTCATTCAATCCCGAAATCCTCCAACGTACAATTGTTAGTAGTGGTTTTGCTAAAGCCTATTCTATGACTGGTTGGCGTGTAGGTTACGCTGCAGGACCTCTAGAATTGATCAAAGCCATGAGCACTATCCAGGGTCATAGTACTTCTAATGTTTGTACTTTTGCTCAATATGGGGCGATCGCTGCTTTAACAGGTCCACAGGATTGTTTACAAGTCATGCTAGATGCTTTCACCCAAAGACGCAGTACGATGTTAGCAGGTATTAAAGCCATTCCTCAATTAAGTTGTGCTCAACCCGATGGCGCTTTTTATCTTTTTATAGATATCAGTAAAACTGGTTTGACTTCTTTAGCTTTTTGTGATGCTTTGTTGGAACAAAAACAAGTAGCGGTGATACCTGGTATCGCTTTTGGGGCTGACCAATGTATTAGGTTGTCTTATGCTACAGATATGTCTTCTATTGAAAAAGGGATGGATCGTTTAGCCGAGTTTGTTAAGAGTCTTTAA
- a CDS encoding bifunctional 4-hydroxy-2-oxoglutarate aldolase/2-dehydro-3-deoxy-phosphogluconate aldolase, producing MKKEAWLKLLQQQRVIAVIRSGDLATGIQMATAVSQGGLKLIEITWNSSQPAQLVQELKTRLTDCVIGVGTILTPYQLEEAIAVGAEFCFSPHYQPQLLSMGIAANLAMIPGALTPTEIINAWQNGASSVKVFPVAAVGGPTYIQSLQVPLAGIPLIPTGGVTLANAHTYLNSGAIAVGIARDLFPPELILSQNWQKIRARTDHFCQSCLG from the coding sequence GTGAAAAAGGAAGCCTGGTTAAAATTATTGCAACAACAACGAGTCATCGCGGTAATTCGTAGTGGTGATTTGGCTACAGGTATTCAAATGGCTACCGCTGTGTCTCAAGGTGGGCTAAAACTAATTGAGATAACCTGGAATAGCTCTCAACCCGCTCAATTGGTGCAAGAATTAAAGACTAGGTTGACTGATTGTGTGATTGGTGTGGGAACTATTTTAACCCCTTATCAGTTAGAAGAAGCGATCGCCGTTGGTGCTGAATTTTGTTTCTCTCCCCATTATCAACCACAATTACTCTCCATGGGTATTGCCGCTAATCTAGCTATGATTCCTGGTGCGCTTACTCCTACTGAGATTATCAACGCTTGGCAAAATGGCGCTAGTAGTGTTAAAGTCTTTCCTGTTGCTGCGGTGGGTGGTCCTACTTATATTCAAAGTTTACAAGTCCCTTTAGCTGGTATTCCCTTAATTCCTACAGGAGGGGTTACCTTAGCTAACGCACATACCTATCTCAACAGTGGAGCGATCGCCGTTGGTATAGCTAGGGATTTGTTTCCACCTGAGTTAATTTTAAGCCAAAACTGGCAAAAAATTAGGGCAAGAACTGATCATTTTTGTCAAAGTTGTTTGGGGTAG
- the xth gene encoding exodeoxyribonuclease III, translating to MKIATWNVNSIRTRQSHVVNWLKQQPVDILCLQETKVIDPDFPRNAFTELGYQVHVSGQKAYNGVAILTKIPPKEVKTGFTPILGAEKIEDMDSQKRLIAGLVNDIWVVNVYVPNGAAVNDPKYEYKLKWLQLLQGYLQELSIQSAKGICLCGDFNIAPEDKDIYKNIAQPDHIMCSPPERQALAAIQEIGFQDALRQVNQEGGLFTWWDYRASGFSRNRGWRIDHIYFNELVSPQINSCFIDIEPRKQEKPSDHAPVIASLSL from the coding sequence ATGAAAATAGCAACTTGGAATGTCAATTCTATACGGACTCGTCAATCTCACGTAGTTAATTGGTTAAAACAACAGCCAGTGGATATACTTTGTTTACAAGAAACCAAGGTAATCGATCCAGACTTTCCCCGCAATGCTTTTACAGAATTAGGTTATCAAGTACATGTATCAGGACAAAAAGCTTATAATGGTGTAGCCATTTTAACTAAAATACCCCCAAAGGAGGTTAAAACTGGTTTTACACCGATTTTAGGGGCAGAAAAGATAGAGGATATGGATAGTCAAAAACGCCTGATTGCAGGTTTAGTTAATGACATTTGGGTAGTTAACGTCTATGTACCTAATGGTGCTGCTGTTAACGATCCTAAATACGAGTATAAACTAAAATGGTTGCAATTGCTCCAAGGGTATCTTCAGGAATTATCCATCCAATCAGCAAAAGGTATTTGTTTATGTGGAGACTTTAATATTGCTCCTGAAGATAAAGATATTTATAAAAATATTGCTCAACCAGACCATATTATGTGTTCACCACCAGAACGTCAAGCTTTAGCTGCTATTCAAGAGATTGGTTTTCAAGACGCTTTACGCCAAGTTAACCAAGAGGGAGGGTTATTTACTTGGTGGGATTATCGCGCATCGGGGTTTAGTCGTAATCGCGGTTGGCGTATTGATCATATTTATTTTAATGAGTTAGTCTCCCCGCAGATTAACTCTTGTTTCATTGATATTGAACCGAGAAAACAAGAAAAACCTAGTGATCATGCTCCTGTTATTGCTAGTTTAAGTTTATAA
- a CDS encoding rRNA pseudouridine synthase, translating into MSERVQKILAQWGIASRREAEKLILTERVQVNGRIVKLGDKVDPEVDDLTLDGHSLKTKTRPELIYLLLHKPLGVISTCFDPQQRTTVLDLLPPKWQSRYGIHPVGRLDANSTGALILTNDGDFTLKLTHPRYHLAKTYQVTVKGRPDHGIIEQWRQGVWLDGQKTLPAQIRVLQQLPHQTQLEIILQEGRNRQIRRVAAQLGFPVLSLHRVAIGSISLTLDLTPGKYRHLTKIERKILLN; encoded by the coding sequence ATGTCCGAAAGAGTCCAAAAAATTCTCGCCCAATGGGGAATCGCTTCTCGTAGAGAAGCAGAAAAATTAATCTTAACAGAACGGGTTCAAGTTAATGGTAGAATAGTTAAACTAGGGGATAAAGTTGACCCTGAAGTTGACGATTTAACCCTAGATGGTCACAGTCTTAAAACTAAAACACGTCCAGAGTTAATCTATTTATTATTACATAAACCCCTCGGTGTAATTTCTACTTGCTTTGATCCTCAACAGAGAACTACAGTTTTAGATTTATTACCCCCAAAATGGCAATCTCGATACGGTATTCACCCAGTAGGAAGATTAGACGCTAATTCCACTGGTGCGTTAATTTTAACTAATGATGGAGATTTTACCCTTAAATTAACCCATCCTCGTTATCATTTAGCTAAAACCTATCAAGTTACTGTTAAGGGTCGTCCTGACCATGGTATTATCGAACAATGGCGACAAGGTGTCTGGTTGGATGGTCAAAAAACCTTACCCGCACAAATTCGGGTTTTACAACAACTTCCTCATCAAACTCAACTAGAAATTATCCTTCAAGAAGGAAGAAACAGACAGATTCGTCGTGTAGCAGCACAATTAGGGTTTCCTGTCTTGTCTTTACATCGAGTTGCGATCGGTTCGATTTCTCTAACTCTTGATTTAACACCAGGAAAGTATCGCCATTTAACTAAGATTGAAAGAAAAATATTACTTAATTAA
- the cobJ gene encoding precorrin-3B C(17)-methyltransferase, producing MNQQLLTEFAPLAAIATTPKAIATLSKLNLTTYREDLKTHLREIWSSHRALIFCLATGAVVRLIAPLLEHKATDPAIIVVDPEGKFVISLCGSHQQGGDNLTRIIAQILEATPILTGAAVNSNLPPIDTIGIPYGWRKGSGNWTEVSAAIARGERIEVKQEVGSTLWQDHLPSDHPFDFNSELPAKVYITAHTRDLAATSVQWHPRVLWVGVGCEKNTSQALITQAILQVFKLYNLAPEAIAGLASIDIKATEPGLVAISQAGKIPLVTFTAAELSQIKVPNPSSIVAQTVGTPSVAEASALLASQSDTLLVTKQIATKVTIAIAVSQQEYTGRQGKLWLVGIGPGALSQMTSAAKSAIIAADVVIGYRLYLDLIESLLHPGQIIESFPITAEQKRAQRAIALAQWGLSVAVISSGDAGIYGMAGLVLEELGNQPLEVEIFPGVSALQAAASRVGTPLMHDFCAISLSDLLTPWEVIQERLTAAAKADFVTIIYNPRSRERTQQIITAQNIFLQYRQPTTPVAIVRCAYRVDESIELTNLASMLDYPIDMLTTVIIGNNSTYWQQQRMITPRGYLKGI from the coding sequence ATGAATCAACAACTTTTAACCGAATTTGCCCCCCTAGCGGCGATCGCCACAACCCCTAAAGCTATAGCAACCTTAAGTAAATTAAATCTCACCACTTACCGAGAGGATCTTAAAACTCACCTTCGAGAAATTTGGTCAAGTCATCGCGCTTTGATTTTTTGTCTAGCTACAGGTGCAGTAGTGCGCTTAATTGCACCTTTATTAGAGCATAAAGCCACAGATCCTGCTATTATAGTAGTAGATCCAGAGGGAAAATTTGTAATTAGTCTTTGTGGATCTCATCAACAGGGAGGAGATAACCTAACTCGCATTATCGCTCAAATTTTAGAAGCTACCCCTATCTTAACAGGAGCTGCGGTTAACTCTAATCTCCCTCCTATCGACACTATAGGAATTCCCTACGGTTGGCGTAAAGGTAGCGGGAATTGGACAGAAGTAAGCGCGGCGATCGCTCGTGGAGAAAGAATAGAGGTTAAACAAGAAGTAGGCTCAACCCTCTGGCAAGATCATTTACCTTCAGATCATCCCTTTGATTTTAACTCAGAATTACCCGCTAAAGTATATATTACTGCTCACACCAGAGATTTAGCAGCAACTAGCGTACAATGGCATCCTCGTGTACTTTGGGTTGGTGTAGGTTGTGAAAAAAATACTAGTCAAGCATTAATTACTCAGGCTATTTTACAAGTATTTAAATTATATAACTTAGCTCCAGAAGCGATCGCGGGATTAGCTAGTATCGATATTAAAGCAACCGAACCAGGATTAGTGGCTATCTCTCAAGCAGGGAAGATACCCCTAGTTACTTTTACTGCTGCAGAATTAAGTCAAATTAAAGTCCCGAATCCCTCTAGTATCGTCGCCCAAACCGTAGGTACTCCTAGCGTCGCTGAAGCTTCAGCCCTGTTAGCTTCTCAAAGTGATACCCTACTAGTCACTAAACAAATAGCCACTAAAGTAACCATCGCCATCGCTGTATCTCAACAAGAATATACAGGACGTCAAGGTAAACTCTGGTTAGTAGGTATAGGCCCTGGTGCACTTTCTCAGATGACTAGTGCAGCTAAAAGCGCTATAATAGCCGCTGATGTAGTCATTGGTTATCGTCTCTATCTAGACTTAATCGAGTCTTTATTACATCCAGGACAAATTATTGAATCTTTTCCCATTACCGCTGAACAAAAACGCGCCCAAAGAGCGATCGCCCTGGCTCAATGGGGTTTAAGCGTCGCGGTTATCTCCTCGGGAGATGCTGGTATCTATGGAATGGCGGGTTTAGTCTTAGAAGAGTTAGGAAATCAACCCCTAGAAGTAGAAATCTTTCCTGGTGTGAGTGCTTTACAAGCTGCAGCATCCCGAGTCGGAACACCCCTAATGCACGATTTTTGCGCGATTAGTCTCAGTGATTTATTAACACCTTGGGAAGTTATCCAAGAAAGATTAACCGCAGCAGCTAAAGCAGATTTTGTGACTATTATCTATAATCCTCGTTCTCGGGAACGTACCCAACAGATAATCACCGCTCAAAATATTTTTTTACAATACCGTCAACCCACTACCCCAGTGGCGATCGTCCGTTGTGCTTATCGTGTTGATGAATCTATAGAATTAACTAATCTAGCCTCAATGTTAGATTATCCTATTGATATGCTAACTACCGTAATTATTGGTAATAACAGTACCTATTGGCAACAACAAAGAATGATTACACCAAGAGGATATCTGAAGGGGATCTAG
- a CDS encoding diguanylate cyclase — protein MIIKDKILLSVTVVLSIFIIVVYFCLSNIILTSFHQLELQSISKDIGRVGDILKQEIKQLQRINVDWSKWNDTYNFVLYPNRDYIDNNLNDNSIENLKVNIFLVYDSNNKLIYAKSYDLINQEEVFTPGSLYTYLSNHNFLLKHQDKNSYYQGFLLLPEGLLMITSNPILNSTETSPIVGTLLMGRYLTSERLQDLETYLRMQISIEGLLPKQTFEQYFYNEDVPIIIEQINKHQITAYTLLEDVEGKPTSILKVFQPRDVYQEAKKTLKYFIISLLILWLLFSYLLVILLDKIIVNRLLDIIKMLKSISFNNHLEQRLKVKGKDELSFLAKSINQMLSQIEIYTKELNKQVFLDGLTKIANRRKFDDYLQQEWENCLNKEQPLSLILCDLDFFKDYNDTYGHIQGDDCLIKIATILNSFLLPLQGLAARYGGEEFAIVLPNTDTEQAIAIGNKIQQQVKRAQIVHKLSPISDHITISMGIATIIPKPDLSIQMLIKIADNELYKAKHQGRDRLSVSNL, from the coding sequence ATGATCATCAAAGATAAAATTTTATTATCTGTTACTGTAGTTTTGAGCATTTTTATTATTGTGGTTTATTTTTGCTTGTCTAATATTATTTTAACTAGTTTTCATCAATTAGAATTACAAAGTATCTCTAAGGATATCGGGAGAGTTGGTGATATTTTAAAGCAAGAAATCAAGCAATTACAAAGAATTAATGTTGATTGGTCTAAATGGAATGATACCTATAATTTTGTTCTTTACCCTAATAGAGACTATATAGATAACAATTTAAACGATAATTCTATCGAAAACTTAAAAGTTAATATTTTCTTAGTTTATGATAGTAATAATAAATTGATTTATGCCAAAAGTTATGATTTAATCAATCAAGAAGAAGTATTTACTCCTGGTAGTTTATATACTTATTTAAGTAACCATAATTTTTTATTAAAGCATCAGGATAAAAACAGTTACTATCAAGGCTTTTTATTACTACCAGAAGGATTATTAATGATTACTTCTAATCCTATACTAAATAGTACTGAAACCAGTCCAATTGTTGGTACTTTGTTAATGGGAAGATATTTAACTTCTGAACGTCTTCAAGATTTAGAAACATATCTCAGGATGCAAATTAGTATTGAGGGTTTACTTCCTAAACAAACTTTTGAGCAATATTTCTATAACGAAGATGTACCAATTATTATTGAACAGATTAATAAACATCAAATTACTGCTTATACTTTACTAGAAGATGTAGAAGGAAAACCAACATCTATTCTGAAAGTTTTTCAACCCAGAGATGTTTATCAAGAAGCTAAAAAAACTCTCAAATATTTTATCATAAGTTTACTAATTTTATGGTTATTGTTTAGTTACTTACTAGTTATTTTATTAGATAAAATTATTGTTAATAGATTATTAGATATTATTAAAATGCTCAAAAGTATTAGTTTTAATAATCATCTTGAACAACGTTTAAAAGTTAAGGGGAAAGATGAATTAAGTTTTTTAGCTAAAAGCATTAATCAGATGTTATCTCAAATAGAAATATATACTAAAGAACTTAATAAACAAGTATTTCTAGATGGTTTAACCAAAATTGCTAACCGCAGAAAATTTGATGATTATCTACAACAAGAGTGGGAAAATTGCTTAAACAAAGAACAACCCCTATCTCTAATTCTTTGTGATCTAGATTTTTTTAAAGATTATAATGATACCTATGGACATATCCAGGGAGATGATTGTTTAATTAAAATCGCCACAATTTTAAACAGTTTTCTGCTACCTCTACAAGGTTTAGCAGCGCGTTATGGAGGGGAAGAATTTGCTATAGTTTTACCTAATACTGATACTGAACAAGCGATAGCCATAGGGAACAAAATTCAACAACAAGTTAAAAGAGCCCAAATTGTCCACAAGTTATCACCGATAAGTGATCATATCACTATAAGTATGGGAATCGCTACGATTATACCAAAACCAGATTTATCTATTCAGATGTTGATTAAAATCGCCGATAATGAGTTGTATAAAGCCAAACATCAAGGACGCGATCGCTTGTCGGTAAGTAATCTATAG
- a CDS encoding S9 family peptidase — protein MTTTVNPTKQPVLIKREILFGNPQRTSPRLSRDGKYLTYIAPDSDNVLQVWLQILGQETAEQLTQDKKRGIRFYFWTYQPEQLIYLQDADGDENFHLYAVNVISKQVRDLTPFQGVKAQIIDLDPEFPDEILVGLNLEQPETFDAYRVNLKNGAVELDSKNPGNIVSWTSDGEFKIRAAIAATSDGGSDLLYRETRETEWEILRHWGPEDQGGIVSFSQDNQSLYLEASHDANTQRLIALDLKTKAETIIASDEQYDVSSVMMPPRERRIQAVSFYKDKEEWQIFDESIAADFAILGKVGQGEFDIISRDLVDENWLVAYVADDGPVYYYLYNRPSRQTTLLFSNQPQLEGLPLVSMQPISMTARDGLTIHGYLSLPKGQQAPYPTVLYVHGGPWARDTWGYNPAVQWLANRGYAVLQVNFRGSTGYGKAFLNAANREWGAAMHNDLIDSVDWAIKQGISQPDKIAIMGGSYGGYATLVGLTFTPDVFACGVDIVGPSNLITLMQSIPPYWAPLMAMFQHRVGNLETEKEFLESRSPLFFVDRITKPLLIGQGANDPRVKQAESEQIVAAMRQANKPVEYVLYTDEGHGFARPENRLHFYAVAESFLAKYLGGRYEPMEEVTGHSGIYNS, from the coding sequence ATGACAACCACCGTCAACCCAACCAAGCAACCGGTATTAATCAAAAGAGAGATTTTATTCGGTAATCCTCAACGTACTAGCCCGAGATTATCGAGAGATGGTAAGTATTTAACCTATATAGCTCCTGATAGTGATAACGTCTTACAAGTTTGGTTACAAATCCTTGGTCAAGAAACAGCAGAACAATTGACACAAGATAAAAAAAGAGGAATTAGGTTTTATTTCTGGACTTATCAACCAGAACAACTAATTTATCTCCAAGACGCTGATGGTGATGAAAACTTTCATCTCTACGCGGTTAACGTTATCTCTAAACAAGTGAGAGACTTAACCCCTTTTCAAGGAGTAAAAGCACAAATAATCGATTTAGATCCCGAATTTCCTGACGAGATTCTCGTAGGTTTAAATTTAGAACAACCCGAAACCTTTGATGCTTATCGCGTTAACCTTAAAAATGGAGCAGTAGAATTAGATAGCAAAAATCCAGGGAATATCGTTAGTTGGACTTCTGATGGAGAATTTAAAATTAGAGCAGCGATCGCCGCTACCTCAGATGGAGGATCAGACCTACTGTATCGTGAAACTAGAGAGACTGAATGGGAAATCTTACGCCATTGGGGACCTGAGGATCAAGGTGGAATAGTTAGCTTCTCCCAAGACAATCAGAGTCTATATCTAGAAGCTTCTCACGATGCTAATACCCAAAGGTTAATTGCATTAGATTTAAAAACTAAAGCTGAAACCATTATCGCCTCAGACGAACAATATGATGTAAGCTCAGTAATGATGCCTCCAAGAGAAAGAAGGATACAAGCGGTTTCTTTCTATAAAGATAAAGAAGAATGGCAAATATTTGATGAGAGTATCGCTGCTGACTTTGCCATTTTAGGGAAAGTAGGTCAAGGAGAATTTGATATAATCAGTAGGGATTTAGTCGATGAAAATTGGTTAGTAGCTTATGTCGCCGACGATGGACCGGTTTATTACTATCTCTATAATCGTCCTTCCCGTCAAACTACCCTACTGTTTAGCAATCAACCCCAACTAGAGGGTTTACCCTTAGTCTCCATGCAACCTATTAGCATGACCGCTAGAGATGGTTTGACCATTCACGGTTATTTAAGCTTACCTAAAGGTCAACAAGCTCCCTATCCTACTGTATTATACGTCCATGGCGGTCCTTGGGCACGAGATACTTGGGGATACAACCCAGCAGTACAATGGCTCGCTAATCGCGGTTATGCGGTCTTACAGGTTAATTTTAGGGGTTCGACAGGTTACGGAAAAGCTTTTCTCAACGCGGCTAATCGTGAGTGGGGAGCTGCTATGCACAATGACTTAATCGACTCGGTTGATTGGGCGATTAAACAAGGTATCTCTCAACCAGATAAAATCGCTATCATGGGTGGTTCTTATGGGGGTTATGCTACTTTAGTGGGTTTGACCTTTACTCCCGATGTTTTTGCTTGTGGTGTAGATATCGTTGGACCTAGCAATTTAATTACCCTTATGCAGAGTATTCCTCCTTATTGGGCTCCTTTGATGGCTATGTTTCAACATCGTGTAGGAAATTTGGAAACAGAAAAAGAGTTTCTCGAATCGCGATCGCCCTTATTTTTTGTCGATCGCATTACTAAACCCTTATTAATTGGACAAGGGGCTAACGATCCTCGCGTTAAACAAGCCGAAAGTGAGCAAATCGTCGCAGCAATGCGTCAAGCCAATAAACCGGTAGAATACGTTCTCTATACCGACGAAGGTCACGGTTTTGCTCGTCCTGAGAACCGATTACACTTCTACGCTGTGGCAGAATCTTTTCTAGCTAAGTATCTTGGTGGACGTTATGAACCTATGGAGGAAGTAACAGGTCACTCTGGTATCTATAATTCTTAG